tgaaatttgtttttgttttaaaactagataaatttaaagttgaaaagctagacaaattttcataacaactgCAAAACCAAAGCAGTTTTAACCAAATAGTGTTTAAAATCCTGATTTTTCTAATCACTTTGACTGTTTGTACTAGCATACAAGTTTTAGTATTCGATTTTCTTcatgaaaacaacaacaacataacAAGTCTTAAATCTGTAATTTTACTCATTGTTTAGAAAAAACAGAACATCGTCAATGTAAATAAAAAGTGTGCCCAGCTTACACCATTTAAAACTGTCAGTCGTATTCTCGTttcatatttatattttaacattttcatgaaaactgttaaatcaaattccaagaaattaaatacaataaatagaaaaaaaatatatttaaaaaaaatatttttttttaatgtttgtagagcaattgggtcctaaaatgaagcttagattgctgatattattgtttgcagcgataaagcttatttttctgagtacaatgaccctttgtacgaccacaaagagtttaaaatggatttttaactcaattttgaaaaattaacctcgcggtccttcttgacagaaaagttcctacttgacagctcgtttcaaggggaccatagttgatccatcgaaaaaatgttgtcttgtcattttttttttttttgcattaaaatgaaaaaaagtgatcagaaattgtatttaatcgtgtttttgccgttgtacataaaaattgacatagggctttagaacccaattttcactaaattgtttgttaaaagatgatttaaaaatgaaatactttcaaaaatgtgcACCTTGAAGATAACTGTCAAGTTGAATAGGGTACTTATGGAGGAAAATggggttacaaaaaaaaaacatttttttaacattttttattatttcattctTTCAGCCACGAAAACCCCAAAGTCAACCGAAAATGTTTAAGCAACACCTCGAAATGATCGGAAGCTACGAGCCCATCAGCAAGAAGGCTCGCTTCTTCAACACCTACCTGAAGACCCTGAAGGGTAAGTGGACCTTATTTCGaccattattttcaaattcacacACAAATTTCCACTCCTCGCCAACCTTCACTTCAGGCTCCCAGGACATCGTCGCCAAGGAGAAGCGCAACTACAGCTCGTCGATCGAGTGCAGCAGCATTTACTCCGACTCCAAGTTCGCCGTCGAGCGCATCCACTCGCCCGGCTACCACTACAACCCGGTCAGCAAGGATACCTACGGTGTCACCCCGAGGATGATCAACACACGCGACTACGCCACCAGAGTAAGTCTATTTCGAGATTTTTGAGAaggaacattatttttaaataatctcaCAAAACAAGTGACGCAAATCGAAGCAAcccgtttttttgcttttcggtCGTTTACGTGACATTGACGAACTGACAGTCAGACAACCTTGCGGACATCAAAGCAGGCCAAATTTGCTAAAActttttcttcctcttttccgcAGCGCTAAGTCCTTTCCTTAAGTGCGTGAAGCACGTGGCATTGCCCAGGTCCAGTGTTAGGCTTAAGCGAACTACAACTACAACAACATCACCAGGATAAACGTGACacactaaacaaaaacaacatcgacaacaacaacaacaacaacaacacacgtCAGAAACATTTTGAGATTCGAAAACGAAACTTTCGAATGACTTTATTTGGCGACCTCCCTCACAATTGAttgatcaacaacaacaacgaaagGCAGACATAAAACTGCACGACCAAATTCTAGGACATTCAAAAGCGGTTTTATCTCTCTTTTTACGCAAGATTTCAAACGACCATGCAAACATTCGACTCTAGCGAACAAGTTCAATCAATCGATCAACTGTTCTG
This is a stretch of genomic DNA from Culex pipiens pallens isolate TS chromosome 1, TS_CPP_V2, whole genome shotgun sequence. It encodes these proteins:
- the LOC120423347 gene encoding uncharacterized protein LOC120423347 → MFKQHLEMIGSYEPISKKARFFNTYLKTLKGSQDIVAKEKRNYSSSIECSSIYSDSKFAVERIHSPGYHYNPVSKDTYGVTPRMINTRDYATRR